The following are from one region of the Scylla paramamosain isolate STU-SP2022 chromosome 45, ASM3559412v1, whole genome shotgun sequence genome:
- the LOC135094531 gene encoding protein unc-119 homolog B-like isoform X2 encodes MSVLTADVANKKGVMRTAKSRKDVPSYDTPLTEEEALTKAVISPEDVLRLTKITEKLEEEDTSVDQEESDPNAGRFVRYQFTPQFLKLKTVGATVEFTVGGRSVNKFRMIERHFFRDKLLKTFDFEFGFCIPNSKNTCEHIYEFPTIHHELAEEMIKNPFETRSDSFYFVDDKLIMHNKADYAYNGGLQ; translated from the exons ATGAGTGTGCTAACGGCTGACGTGGCCAACAAGAAAGGAGTGATGAGGACTGCCAAGTCCAGGAAGGACGTGCCCAGCTACGACACGC ccctgacggaggaggaggcactCACCAAAGCAGTCATCTCCCCCGAGGACGTCCTTAGACTCACCAAGATCACAGAGA agctggaggaggaagacacaagCGTGGATCAAGAGGAATCGGATCCGAATGCAGGCCGGTTTGTGCGTTATCAGTTCACTCCACAATTTCTCAAACTCAAGACAGTCGGGGCTAC cgtGGAATTTACAGTGGGTGGAAGATCAGTCAACAAGTTCAGGATGATTGAACGCCACTTCTTCAGGGACAAGTTACTAAAGACTTTTGATTTTGAGTTCGGCTTCTGCATCCCAAACTCAAAGAACACATGCGAACACATCTACGAGTTCCCCACGATACACCACGAGCTGG cAGAGGAGATGATCAAGAACCCCTTTGAGACGAGAAGTGACAGCTTTTATTTCGTGGATGACAAACTGATAATGCATAATAAAGCGGATTATGCCTACAACGGGGGCCTGCAGTAA
- the LOC135094531 gene encoding protein unc-119 homolog B-like isoform X1, whose amino-acid sequence MSVLTADVANKKGVMRTAKSRKDVPSYDTPLTEEEALTKAVISPEDVLRLTKITENYLCSPEANVFDIDFTRFKIRDMDTGTVLFEIAKPPPQELEEEDTSVDQEESDPNAGRFVRYQFTPQFLKLKTVGATVEFTVGGRSVNKFRMIERHFFRDKLLKTFDFEFGFCIPNSKNTCEHIYEFPTIHHELAEEMIKNPFETRSDSFYFVDDKLIMHNKADYAYNGGLQ is encoded by the exons ATGAGTGTGCTAACGGCTGACGTGGCCAACAAGAAAGGAGTGATGAGGACTGCCAAGTCCAGGAAGGACGTGCCCAGCTACGACACGC ccctgacggaggaggaggcactCACCAAAGCAGTCATCTCCCCCGAGGACGTCCTTAGACTCACCAAGATCACAGAGA ATTACCTGTGTTCACCTGAGGCTAACGTCTTCGATATTGACTTCACAAGGTTTAAAATAAGGGACATGGATACAGGAACGGTGCTTTTTGAAATTGCCAAGCCACCCCCAcaag agctggaggaggaagacacaagCGTGGATCAAGAGGAATCGGATCCGAATGCAGGCCGGTTTGTGCGTTATCAGTTCACTCCACAATTTCTCAAACTCAAGACAGTCGGGGCTAC cgtGGAATTTACAGTGGGTGGAAGATCAGTCAACAAGTTCAGGATGATTGAACGCCACTTCTTCAGGGACAAGTTACTAAAGACTTTTGATTTTGAGTTCGGCTTCTGCATCCCAAACTCAAAGAACACATGCGAACACATCTACGAGTTCCCCACGATACACCACGAGCTGG cAGAGGAGATGATCAAGAACCCCTTTGAGACGAGAAGTGACAGCTTTTATTTCGTGGATGACAAACTGATAATGCATAATAAAGCGGATTATGCCTACAACGGGGGCCTGCAGTAA